A single window of Nicotiana sylvestris chromosome 3, ASM39365v2, whole genome shotgun sequence DNA harbors:
- the LOC104242578 gene encoding E3 ubiquitin-protein ligase RGLG2-like, whose product MGGKSSKRSTTGRYASFGSSSYSGYQGYPQSPYTQPSYNYPPPPPCQTYGGPPPESRKRLERKYSKIDDDYHSLEQVTDALARAGLESSNLIVGIDFTKSNEWTGARSFHRKSLHHIGDQQNPYEQAISIIGRTLSKFDEDNLIPCFGFGDASTHDQEVFAFYPDDKYCNGFEEVLSRYRELVPQLRLAGPTSFAPIIEMAITIVEQSGGQYHVLLIIADGQVTRSVDTVRGQLSPQEKRTVEAIVKASEYPLSIILVGVGDGPWDMMREFDDNIPARAFDNFQFVNFTDIMSKTVDRSRKEAEFALAALMEIPSQYKATLELNILGARRGNEIDRIPLPPPRYGAASFGTSKPSQSNSYRPSAPSSTSRHNSAVGSSHPASSADNHLCPICITNPKDMAFGCGHQTCCECGQDLQLCPICRDSIQTRIRLY is encoded by the exons ATGGGTGGCAAGAGTTCAAAGAGATCAACAACTGGTCGATATGCATCATTTGGGTCCAGTTCATATTCAGGTTATCAAGGCTATCCACAGTCACCATATACTCAACCAAGCTACAATTATCCCCCGCCACCTCCTTGTCAAACATATGGTGGTCCACCTCCTGAGTCAAGGAAAAGGCTTGAGAGGAAATATTCAAAGATAGATGATGACTACCACAGCTTAGAGCAG GTTACTGATGCCCTTGCACGTGCTGGGCTAGAGTCTTCGAACTTAATTGTTGGCATCGATTTTACCAAGAGCAATGAGTGGACTG GTGCAAGGTCATTCCACCGGAAAAGTTTGCATCACATTGGTGATCAGCAAAATCCATATGAACAAGCAATATCCATCATTGGAAGAACATTATCAAAATTTGATGAGGACAACCTGATTCCTTGTTTTGGATTTGGAGATG CCTCAACACATGACCAAGAAGTCTTTGCTTTCTATCCGGATGACAAATATTGTAATGGATTCGAGGAAGTACTGAGTAGATATAGAGAATTGGTTCCTCAATTACGGCTTGCAG GACCAACATCATTTGCTCCTATTATTGAAATGGCAATCACTATTGTTGAGCAGAGTGGCGGCCAGTACCACGTTTTATTGATAATAGCGGATGGACAG GTTACAAGAAGTGTAGATACTGTGCGTGGTCAATTAAGCCCTCAAGAGAAGAGAACAGTTGAAGCAATTGTGAAAGCAAG TGAATATCCCTTGTCTATTATTTTAGTTGGGGTTGGAGATGGGCCATGGGACATGATGAGGGAATTTGATGACAATATCCCTGCTCGAGCCTTTGACAATTTCCAG TTTGTTAATTTCACAGATATCATGTCAAAAACTGTGGACCGGTCTCGGAAAGAAGCTGAGTTTGCCTTAGCAGCATTGATGGAAATACCTTCTCAGTACAAAGCAACTCTGGAGCTGAACATTCTGGG TGCTCGTAGAGGGAATGAAATTGACAGGATTCCTCTCCCCCCTCCTCGCTATGGTGCAGCTTCTTTTGGCACATCAAAACCTTCACAAAGCAATAGTTACCGTCCAAGTGCGCCTTCTAGCACTAGCAGACACAATTCGGCTGTTGGATCAAGTCATCCTGCAAGTTCTGCAGATAATCAT CTCTGTcccatctgcataaccaatccaAAGGACATGGCATTTGGTTGTGGACACCAG ACATGTTGTGAATGTGGGCAAGATCTTCAGTTGTGCCCCATCTGTCGGGACAGCATTCAGACTAGGATAAGACTTTACTGA